From the Mammaliicoccus sciuri genome, the window AAACGAAGCTTGCCAATATTTATTAACTTCTGGTGGTAAACGTATACGACCATTATTCACTTTAATTGCAAGTCAATTTGGCGAGCATTATTCAAGAGATGTAATCACTGTAGCAACTACATTAGAACTTATACATATGGCCAGTTTAGTTCATGATGATGTCATTGATAAAAGTGACAAAAGAAGAGGTAAGCCAACTATAGCAAAGAAGTCGGATGTGCAAACTGCAGTTATTACGGGTAACTATTTATTATCTCAATCTTTAAATGCAGTTAGTCAAATAGAACATCCAAAGCTTCATGAACAATTAGCAAATGGAATTATCGAAGTATGTCGTGGTGAACTATTCCAATTCGAAGATCAATTCGTTTCAAATCAATCGATAACAAATTATCTACGTAGAATTAAACGTAAGACCGCATTGCTTATTTCATTATCTACAGAATTAGGTGCGTACGCGGCACGTGCAGATGATGAAACTGTGAAGAAGTTAACTAAAATTGGATATTACATTGGTATGAGTTATCAAATAGTAGATGACATCTTAGATTTTACAAGTACTGAAAAGAAACTCGGTAAACCAGTTGGATCTGATTTAAGAAACGGACATTTAACTTTACCAGTCTTATTAAGAATGAAAAATTCGAAAGATTTTAAAGCAAGTATCAATGAACTCCAACCCGATAGTCCTTCAGAAGTATTTGACGGTTTAGTTCAAGAAATTATTACATCACCAGAATTACAAAAATCTAAAGAAGTAAGCAATCATTATTTACAAAAAGCAGAAAATTTAATTGATACATTAAATAATGAATCAGGAAAAAAAATGCTATTGGAAATAATTGTGAAAATAAGAGATAGAAACCACTAGAAAGCGCTTGCAAGTATGCGTAGTCAATGATAAACTTATCTTGGATTTACATAAAACAAAGGTAGGGATTACGCAATGGAAAGAACTTTTTTAATGATTAAACCTGATGCAGTACAAAGAAACTTAATCGGTGAAGTCGTTTCACGATTAGAAAGAAAAGGCTTAAAATTAGTTGCAGCTAAATTATTCCAAGCTAGTGAAGAATTAGCTAAAGAACATTATGCTGAACACGTTGAGAAACCTTTCTTCAATGATTTAGTAAGCTTTATTACATCAGGACCAGTATTTGCAATGGTAGTAGAAGGTAAGAATGTAGTAGAAGTAACAAGAACACTTGTTGGTGAAACAAACCCTACTAAAGCAGCGCCAAGTACGATAAGAGGGGATTATGGTATCGATTTAGGCAGAAACATTATTCATGGATCAGATTCAAACGAATCAGCAGAACGTGAAATTGGTCTCTGGTTTGATCAATCAGAACTAAATGATTATAAATTAAATAATGAAAATTGGGTTTACGAAAAATAAATACAATAGTGGAGTAGTTCAACAAGAAATTGTTGAACTACTTTTTTGTTAAGAGGCGGAAGTGGGGAGTTGTGTGGGGGCATATATGAGTATTCGTCGGTATTCTCGGGACGTTTACGAGTATTCGTGGTGCGTTGACTGAAATTCGCGGGCATTGTGAACACTTCTGGCCAAACTTGTTCATAACGGGAGCTTTAGTTACAAAACTCGGCCGAAGTGTTACTATGGGCCGCCTTAATTACAAAACTCGGCCGAAGTGTTACTATGGACTTCCTTAATTACAAAACTCTATCGAAGTGTTACTATGGACTGCCTTAGTTACAAAACTACTGAGAATTGTAATTACTGGTCTCCTTATTTGCACTTCTCACCAAAACTGCTAATAACGACCTCAGTATTTGCACTTCTCACCAAATCTGCTAATAACGGCACCCAGTATTTCCTCCGCACAACCAACACACTTATAAAAACACCCCAGTATTTCCACCTCACAACCAACATGCCAATAACAACATAAAATTCACACTTATTTAAAATCAAAAAAATCTAAAACTTTGTTAAACTATTCGTCTGTTTTTGTTAATTTAACGCACTAAATATGATATGATTAATTTTATATTTAATTAACAGTAGGGAGAGATAATATGCGTTACTTAACATCTGGTGAATCACATGGACCACAACTAACTGTCATTATAGAAGGTGTACCAGCAAACTTGAAAATTGACGTAAACGAGATTAATGAAGAAATGTTTAAACGTCAAGGTGGATATGGACGCGGTCGTCGTATGCAAATTGAAAAAGATTCAGTAGAAATCGTTTCAGGTGTGAGACATGGTTATACATTAGGTAGCCCTATTACACTCATCGTTAAGAATGATGATTTTAAACATTGGAGAAAAATTATGGGCGCTGACCCATTAACTGAAGAAGAATTAGAAAATATGAAAAGAGTTATCACTAAACCTAGACCAGGCCATGCCGATCTTGTTGGTGGTATGAAATATAATCATAGAGATTTAAGAAATGTACTTGAACGTTCGTCTGCACGTGAAACAGCTGCAAGAGTTGCTGTTGGTGCAGTTTCTAAAATTTTATTAAAAGCTTTAGACATTGAAATTTATTCAAGAGTTATTGAAATCGGTGGCGTTAAAGACGATTATGAATACACACTTGAAGAAGTCAAGCAAAATATTGATCATAATGATGTACGTTGTATTAATGATGACGTAGCTGAAAAAATGAGAAACCGTATTGATGAAGCGAAAAAAGATGGTGACTCAATCGGTGGTATCGTTGAAGTAGTCGTTGAAAATATGCCTGCTGGAATTGGAAGTTATGTTCATTATGACCGTAAACTAGACGGTCGTTTAGCACAAGCAGTCGTAAGTATTAACGCATTTAAAGGTGTTAGTTTCGGTGAAGGCTTTAAAGCTGCTGAAAAACCAGGTAGTGAAATTCAAGATGAAATTGCTTACGATAGCGAAATCGGCTACCATCGTTTATCAAATCACTTAGGTGGACTTGAAGGCGGTATGTCAAATGGAATGCCAATCGTCATTAATGGTGTTATGAAGCCAATACCAACTTTATATAAACCATTAAATTCTGTAGATATCGATTCTAAAGATAGCTTTAAAGCGACAATTGAAAGATCAGATAGTTGTGCTGTTCCTGCTGCAAGTGTTGTTTGTGAAAATGTTATCGCATTTGAAATTGCAAAAGCTTTAACTGAAGAATACCAATCTAATCACATTGACCAATTACAAGAAGCTATTAAGAATCATCGTAATTGGAACTTAAACTTCTAGGTGATGAAATGATTTTTGAAACAACATATACTAACAACAATTATCCGATAATATTAAAGCAGAACGCACTAGCTGAACTTAATCAATATCTTAAAGCAGATGAACAAAATATTGTATTAATTGACCAAGATGTTTATAGATTTCATAAAGACTATATTAAGTCGCATCTTCAAGATCAAGATATTAAATTTTTAACGGTTATGAGTGGTGAAGCTTGTAAGCAAATGTCATATTTTGAATCGCTCAGCGAAAAGCTCTTATCAATGAATATCACAAGACAATCTCAACTCATCGCTATTGGTGGTGGCGCAACTGGAGACTTTGTTGGTTTTCTAGCTGCAACTTTGTTACGTGGCATTGATTTTATACAAGTACCAACAACACTTTTGGCACACGATTCAGCAATCGGTGGAAAAGTGGGTATTAATGCATCGGTCGGTAAAAATTTAATAGGTGCATTTCATAGACCACGCGCTGTTATATATGATATAAATTTCCTAGAAACATTGCCGCATATCGAAATACGTAGTGGTTATGGCGAAATACTTAAACATGCCATTTTAAATAGTGAAGCTGACACGCTTCATTTGATGGATGTTTATCCTTCAATTAAAGAATTAGCGCAATTGAAAAATATAGAAGATTATTTAAAAATGGGCATTGAAACTAAATTAAAAATTGTGATTGAAGATGAATTTGAGGGTGGCGTACGTAAACATTTAAATTTAGGACACACTTTTGGACATGGACTAGAATACTTAACAAAAATTGCTCACGGTGAAGCTGTGATGATCGGTATTCTTTTCCAGAAAGTGATAAATAAAAATAGAAATATGTACGATAACACTTCAAGTGTGAATCTGTTCATTAATTATTTAAAAGAATTAGGCTACCCATTAAACGTCTTAAATCATGCTGATATTGAACAAATTTTTGAATATATGAAAAAAGACAAAAAGAATATTGGACAAACGATTCAAATGGTTTTACAAAATGGTGAAGCTTCATTTACAATTGAATCCGTTTCTAAAGAAGAAGTATTAGATGCATTTAAAGAACTTAAATCTCTAATAAATGAATAGAAGGAGTCCTTTAACATGGAAGATGTATATAAAGTAATTGACGATATTCACATGAAGAATATCGAACATTTAGATGAGAAAGTAAACAGAGTTCTACAATCTGACGATCACGACGCGTTATTTATGTTAGGCGAAACATTATATAAATACGGTATTGTCGATCAAGGCGTTAAAATATTCGAAGAACTTTATTTACTTTATCCTGATGAAAATGAATTGCTTGTTTATTATATAGAAGGGCTAATTGACCAAAACGACTTAGATAAAGCGCATGAAGTATTGTATAATAGCCCACATTCTACAGAGAAATTGATGCTTGAGGCTGATTTATACCAACAACAAGGCTTATTTGAAGTTGGAATAGAGAAATTACTTGAAGCAAAAGAAATGGAACCAGATGATATTGTGATTACATTCGCTTTAGCTGAAAGGTACTATTACGATGGTCAATATTTAAAAGCGATTTCTAACTATGAAACAATCACACAAACTGGTGAAGATATTATTAATGGTATTTCGATTTATGCACGAATGGCAGACGCAAGTTTACAAAGTGGTGCATACGAAGAAGCAATCAAATATTATGAAAATGTATCAGAAATGGATATGACAGCTGAAGATTATTTCAAACAAGCAATTAGTTACCAAAAAAATGACTTAACAAGAGAAGCAATTAAGCAACTTGAAAAGTTATTACAAAAAGACCCAGACTTTATGCAAGCTTACCATTACTTATTGCAAATTTATGAATCAGAAAAAGATTATGAAAAAGCAATAGAAATCGGTAAAGAAGGGCTACGCTTAAACGCATATTATAAAGAACTTATGACAGATACTGCTAGACTAATGTTAACAACAAATGATGAGCATGGTGCAATTCTGTTACAAGATGCATTAACAGTTGACCCTTCTTATACTGAAGCTGCCATTATACTTGCTGATTATTATCGCGAAAAAGATAATATAACAGGTCTTATTAATTTATTAACATATGTTGATCATGAAGATATAGACCCTGTAGTAGCTTGGCACGTTGCATATGCATTCGGTGAAGAAGAAAGAGATAAAGAAGCTCAACACTTCTATGAATTAGCATATCCAGATTTAACACAAAATATTGATTTCTTAAACGACTATTACCATTACTTAATTGAAATCGGTCATGTCGATAACGCTAAAAATATATTAGAATCTGTTCGCAAACTTGATCCTGAAAATCCATATTGGGACCAAGAATACGAAAGATTATTATAAGTAGGGTTAATTATGAATCATACATGGTTAAACTATGAAAAACAGCGATTTATAGAATATATTCTATATCAATACGATTTTAAAATTGCTGAAAGTGTATGGATATTAAATTTATTAAAAAGTAGCCCTAAATATTTATCTAACATTTCATTCGTCAATGAATTTTCTGATGAACGCATACTGTCCATTAGTACGGAGCAATCTAAACAACTGCCTTTACTTTATTGTAAAGATCGTTTCTGTATAGAAGATGGTCGACAAATATTCCACGATATTCGATTAGATAATACACATTTAAATGTACTTTTATATTTAAATAGAAATGATGATCGACTGAATAAGTTGCTATTGTTACAAATGCTTGTTGATTATTATGGAGATGACAAAGATATTCGTGCTTTAAATCATAACAATACACACGGACTAGGACATTGGCGTAAACTCATCAGTAATGAAATAG encodes:
- the aroC gene encoding chorismate synthase, with protein sequence MRYLTSGESHGPQLTVIIEGVPANLKIDVNEINEEMFKRQGGYGRGRRMQIEKDSVEIVSGVRHGYTLGSPITLIVKNDDFKHWRKIMGADPLTEEELENMKRVITKPRPGHADLVGGMKYNHRDLRNVLERSSARETAARVAVGAVSKILLKALDIEIYSRVIEIGGVKDDYEYTLEEVKQNIDHNDVRCINDDVAEKMRNRIDEAKKDGDSIGGIVEVVVENMPAGIGSYVHYDRKLDGRLAQAVVSINAFKGVSFGEGFKAAEKPGSEIQDEIAYDSEIGYHRLSNHLGGLEGGMSNGMPIVINGVMKPIPTLYKPLNSVDIDSKDSFKATIERSDSCAVPAASVVCENVIAFEIAKALTEEYQSNHIDQLQEAIKNHRNWNLNF
- a CDS encoding polyprenyl synthetase family protein, translating into MYDKTKIHINKEVKEIEKQLNSYINSDQNTINEACQYLLTSGGKRIRPLFTLIASQFGEHYSRDVITVATTLELIHMASLVHDDVIDKSDKRRGKPTIAKKSDVQTAVITGNYLLSQSLNAVSQIEHPKLHEQLANGIIEVCRGELFQFEDQFVSNQSITNYLRRIKRKTALLISLSTELGAYAARADDETVKKLTKIGYYIGMSYQIVDDILDFTSTEKKLGKPVGSDLRNGHLTLPVLLRMKNSKDFKASINELQPDSPSEVFDGLVQEIITSPELQKSKEVSNHYLQKAENLIDTLNNESGKKMLLEIIVKIRDRNH
- the ndk gene encoding nucleoside-diphosphate kinase — translated: MERTFLMIKPDAVQRNLIGEVVSRLERKGLKLVAAKLFQASEELAKEHYAEHVEKPFFNDLVSFITSGPVFAMVVEGKNVVEVTRTLVGETNPTKAAPSTIRGDYGIDLGRNIIHGSDSNESAEREIGLWFDQSELNDYKLNNENWVYEK
- the aroB gene encoding 3-dehydroquinate synthase — encoded protein: MIFETTYTNNNYPIILKQNALAELNQYLKADEQNIVLIDQDVYRFHKDYIKSHLQDQDIKFLTVMSGEACKQMSYFESLSEKLLSMNITRQSQLIAIGGGATGDFVGFLAATLLRGIDFIQVPTTLLAHDSAIGGKVGINASVGKNLIGAFHRPRAVIYDINFLETLPHIEIRSGYGEILKHAILNSEADTLHLMDVYPSIKELAQLKNIEDYLKMGIETKLKIVIEDEFEGGVRKHLNLGHTFGHGLEYLTKIAHGEAVMIGILFQKVINKNRNMYDNTSSVNLFINYLKELGYPLNVLNHADIEQIFEYMKKDKKNIGQTIQMVLQNGEASFTIESVSKEEVLDAFKELKSLINE
- a CDS encoding tetratricopeptide repeat protein; the protein is MEDVYKVIDDIHMKNIEHLDEKVNRVLQSDDHDALFMLGETLYKYGIVDQGVKIFEELYLLYPDENELLVYYIEGLIDQNDLDKAHEVLYNSPHSTEKLMLEADLYQQQGLFEVGIEKLLEAKEMEPDDIVITFALAERYYYDGQYLKAISNYETITQTGEDIINGISIYARMADASLQSGAYEEAIKYYENVSEMDMTAEDYFKQAISYQKNDLTREAIKQLEKLLQKDPDFMQAYHYLLQIYESEKDYEKAIEIGKEGLRLNAYYKELMTDTARLMLTTNDEHGAILLQDALTVDPSYTEAAIILADYYREKDNITGLINLLTYVDHEDIDPVVAWHVAYAFGEEERDKEAQHFYELAYPDLTQNIDFLNDYYHYLIEIGHVDNAKNILESVRKLDPENPYWDQEYERLL
- a CDS encoding YpiB family protein, with the protein product MNHTWLNYEKQRFIEYILYQYDFKIAESVWILNLLKSSPKYLSNISFVNEFSDERILSISTEQSKQLPLLYCKDRFCIEDGRQIFHDIRLDNTHLNVLLYLNRNDDRLNKLLLLQMLVDYYGDDKDIRALNHNNTHGLGHWRKLISNEIDKSLDNNDQDMFIEMSKILQFINELEEHR